In one Rutidosis leptorrhynchoides isolate AG116_Rl617_1_P2 chromosome 8, CSIRO_AGI_Rlap_v1, whole genome shotgun sequence genomic region, the following are encoded:
- the LOC139864804 gene encoding beta-fructofuranosidase, soluble isoenzyme I-like, with amino-acid sequence MASSTTPLIPQQNRKELSGSSEAGRSLSTTKVVSGILVSVLVICALVVFNNQTQQPQQQQARVENNVHGGYIIKSSTDTKFEITEELPIIELKERFPGISDANAEVWQRSAYHFQPDKNFISDPDGPMYHMGWYHLFYQYNPESAIWGNITWGHSVSKDMINWFHLPFAMVPDHWYDIEGVMTGSATVLPNGQIIMLYTGNAYDLSQLQCLAYAVNSSDPLLLEWKKYEGNPILFPPPGVGLKDFRDPSTLWLGPDGEYRMVMGSKHNVTIGCALIYHTTNFTHFELNEEVLHGVEHTGMWECVDLYPVSTEHTNGLAMGDHDQNVKYVLKQSGDEDRHDWYAIGSYDVVNDKWYPDDPENDVGIGLRYDFGKFYASKTFYDQHKKRRVLWGYVGETDPQTYDLKKGWANILNMPRTIVLDTKTQSNLIQWPIEETDKLRSKTYNEFKNVELQPGSLIPLEIGSATQLDIVATFEIDQKKLESTLEADVLFNCTTSEGSVGRGVLGPFGIVVLADAERTEQLPVYFYIAKDTDGSSKTYFCADETRSSKDKQVGKWVYGSSVPVLEGENFNMRLLVDHSIVEGFAQGGRTVVTSRVYPTKAIYGAAKLFLFNNATGISVKASLKIWKMAEAQLDPFPLPGWAS; translated from the exons ATGGCTTCCTCTACCACCCCTCTCATTCCCCAGCAAAATCGGAAAGAACTTTCCGGATCATCGGAAGCTGGTCGTAGTTTATCTACGACCAAAGTTGTTTCCGGGATCCTTGTTTCCGTACTAGTAATTTGTGCGCTTGTTGTATTCAACAACCAAacgcaacaaccacaacaacaacaagcgCGGGTGGAAAACAACGTTCATGGAGGATATATCATTAAATCCTCCACTGATACTAAGTTTGAAATTACTGAGGAGTTGCCAATAATCGAGTTGAAAGAGCGGTTTCCTGGAATTTCGGATGCTAATGCTGAAGTGTGGCAACGCTCTGCGTACCATTTTCAGCCTGATAAAAATTTTATTAGCG ATCCTGATG GCCCAATGTATCACATGGGGTGGTATCATCTGTTCTATCAGTACAACCCAGAATCTGCCATCTGGGGCAACATCACATGGGGCCACTCAGTATCCAAAGACATGATCAACTGGTTCCATCTCCCTTTCGCCATGGTCCCGGACCACTGGTACGATATCGAAGGAGTTATGACTGGGTCCGCCACAGTACTCCCAAACGGTCAAATCATCATGCTCTACACGGGCAACGCTTATGATTTATCTCAATTACAATGCTTAGCGTACGCTGTCAACTCATCTGATCCACTCTTATTAGAGTGGAAAAAATACGAGGGTAACCCTATTCTGTTCCCACCACCTGGGGTGGGATTAAAGGATTTTCGGGATCCATCCACATTATGGTTGGGTCCGGATGGTGAATATAGAATGGTAATGGGGTCAAAGCACAATGTGACAATTGGTTGTGCTTTGATTTACCATACTACTAATTTTACACATTTTGAACTTAACGAGGAGGTACTTCATGGTGTTGAACATACGGGTATGTGGGAATGTGTGGATCTGTATCCAGTTTCGACTGAACACACAAACGGGCTAGCCATGGGGGATCATGATCAGaatgttaaatatgtgttgaaacaAAGTGGAGATGAAGATCGACATGATTGGTATGCAATTGGGTCCTATGACGTGGTTAATGATAAGTGGTATCCGGATGACCCGGAAAATGATGTGGGTATTGGGTTGAGATACGATTTTGGAAAATTTTATGCGTCTAAGACGTTTTATGACCAACATAAGAAGCGAAGGGTACTTTGGGGTTACGTCGGAGAAACCGACCCCCAAACATATGACCTTAAGAAAGGATGGGCTAACATTTTG AATATGCCAAGGACGATCGTTTTGGATACAAAAACACAATCAAATTTGATACAGTGGCCAATTGAGGAAACAGATAAACTGAGATCTAAAACGTATAATGAATTTAAAAATGTGGAGCTCCAACCCGGATCACTCATTCCACTTGAGATAGGCTCGGCCACACAG CTGGATATAGTTGCGACATTTGAAATTGATCAAAAGAAGCTAGAATCAACACTTGAAGCAGACGTTTTGTTTAATTGCACGACTAGTGAAGGTTCAGTGGGGAGAGGCGTATTGGGACCATTTGGTATAGTGGTTCTAGCGGATGCTGAACGAACTGAGCAACTTCCTGTTTACTTCTATATTGCAAAAGATACAGATGGATCCTCAAAAACTTACTTTTGTGCTGATGAAACAAG ATCATCAAAGGATAAGCAAGTAGGGAAATGGGTATACGGAAGCAGTGTTCCTGTTCTAGAAGGCGAAAATTTCAACATGAGGCTACTG GTGGATCATTCGATAGTTGAGGGTTTTGCACAAGGCGGAAGAACGGTTGTGACATCAAGGGTGTATCCGACAAAGGCTATATATGGTGCTGCTAAGTTGTTTTTGTTCAACAATGCAACAGGAATAAGTGTGAAGGCATCTTTAAAAATATGGAAAATGGCAGAAGCACAACTTGATCCATTTCCTCTTCCTGGATGGGCTTCTTGA
- the LOC139863071 gene encoding transcription factor MYB14-like: MVRAPCIDKNGMKKGAWSEEEDNKLRDYIERYGHWNWRELPKYAGLARCGKSCRLRWMNYLRPSVKRGNFTKEEEEVIIKFHQDMGNRWSAIAALLPGRSDNEIKNHWHTHLKKRSNKLNHQAVNEVKHEPKFNVDRMINFSSLALSVVSTSSENRISNESTASHIVSHGSTTSQRVCDDSTSRPCLQQRLLIDLNQEYVESWEEDSSLKKEFEC; this comes from the exons ATGGTTCGGGCACCTTGCATCGACAAAAATGGCATGAAAAAAGGAGCGTGGAGTGAAGAAGAAGATAACAAGTTACGTGATTACATTGAACGCTATGGTCACTGGAATTGGCGTGAACTCCCTAAATATGCAG GTTTAGCAAGATGTGGCAAGAGTTGTAGATTGAGATGGATGAATTATCTTAGACCGAGTGTAAAACGAGGGAATTTCactaaggaagaagaagaagtcaTTATCAAATTTCATCAGGATATGGGAAACAG ATGGTCAGCAATTGCTGCACTATTACCAGGCAGAAGCGATAACGAGATCAAGAATCACTGGCACACACACTTGAAAAAACGCAGCAACAAACTAAATCATCAGGCTGTTAATGAAGTGAAACATGAACCAAAATTCAACGTTGATCGGATGATCAACTTTTCTTCTTTAGCTTTGAGCGTTGTGTCAACGTCGAGTGAGAACAGGATTTCAAATGAATCTACAGCGTCTCACATTGTATCTCATGGGTCTACAACATCACAAAGAGTCTGTGATGATTCAACGTCCCGACCCTGTTTGCAACAACGATTGTTGATTGATTTGAATCAAGAATATGTAGAGTCTTGGGAGGAGGATTCCAGTTTAAAGAAAGAGTTTGAATGTTGA
- the LOC139863198 gene encoding uncharacterized protein — MQVPFRSSFVKSIGDGGDTSFWHEHWIGEDMLCNLFPRLYMLEIDKDTLIKERMKVEGGCTNFEWNWMRQPSGQTSSKFDQLLQLVSYHTHDNNSNDQWKWVLASNGQFTVKRLSSFIDEHLIGAFSLHNLLYAII, encoded by the coding sequence ATGCAAGTGCCCTTTAGAAGTTCATTTGTCAAATCTATTGGAGATGGCGGTGATACATCTTTTTGGCATGAACATTGGATCGGTGAGGATATGTTATGTAACCTTTTTCCTAGACTTTACATGCTTGAAATCGACAAAGATACTTTGATAAAAGAAAGAATGAAAGTGGAAGGCGGGTGTACTAATTTCGAATGGAACTGGATGCGTCAACCAAGCGGGCAAACTTCGAGCAAATTCGATCAGCTGCTGCAGCTCGTTTCTTATCATACTCATGACAACAACAGTAACGATCAATGGAAGTGGGTGTTAGCTTCGAATGGGCAGTTTACCGTTAAAAGGCTATCCTCCTTTATTGATGAGCATTTGATCGGTGCATTTTCTCTCCACAACCTACTATACGCAATAATCTAA